The genomic region GCGTGGTGCACGCCCGCGAGATCCCGGCCGGGGATGGGCAGGTCGCGGGGCACCATGGCGCCGGTCGCGATGATCACCGCGTCGTAGCGTGCCCGAAGGTCCGCCCAGCTGATGTCGACTCCGATGTTCACGCCGGCGCGGAACCGGGTGCCCTCCGCCGTCATCTGCGCGAGTCGGGACTCGATGGTCTTCTTCTCGAGCTTGAAGTCGGGGATGCCGTAGCGCAGCAGACCGCCGATGCGATCGTCGCGCTCGTACACGGCCACCGTGTGACCGGCGCGAGTGAGCTGCTGCGCGGCCGCGAGACCTGCAGGTCCCGAGCCGACGACGGCGACCGTCTTGCCGGTAAGGCGCTGCGGCGGGTGCGGCTGCACCCAGCCGTTCGCCCACGCCTGGTCGATGATGTCGTGCTCGATCTGCTTGATCGTGACGGGAGGCTGGCTGATGCCGAGCACGCACGAGTCCTCGCACGGCGCCGGGCACAGCCGCCCGGTGAACTCCGGGAAGTTGTTCGTGGCGTGCAAGCGCTCGATGGCCTGTCGGCCTTCGCCGCGCCACATGAGGTCGTTCCACTCCGGAATGAGGTTGCCCAGCGGGCATCCCTGGTGACAGAACGGAACGCCGCAGTCCATGCAGCGCCCGGCCTGCCGTCGAAGCTGGGCGGGGTCGCCGGCTTCGTAGACCTCTTTCCAGTCCATCAGACGCACGGACACCGGCCGCCGCTTGGGCAGCTCGCGCTCCGTGACCTTCAGAAAGCCCTTCGGGTCAGCCACGAGACACTCCTCTGTGATGGGCGGGGAAGCCCTTCGGGTCAGACAGCTTCATCCGCCGGTCACCTCCAGAATGCGGTTCCACACGACATCGCCGTCGGGGTCGAGTCCCTCGTCGACGGCGTTCTTGCGGGTTTCGAGCACCGCGGCGTAATCGCGCGGCAGAACCTTGGTGAAGCGTGCGGATGCCGCTTCGAGATCGGACAGCAGCCCCTTGGCCACCGCAGAGTCGGTCTCCGCGACGTGCCGTTCGAGCAGATCGCGCACGATCTCCACGTCCCCGCTGCCCAGAGCGGACAGCGTGAGCTCCCCTGCCGCAAGCGCCTCGCGGTTCACACGGTCTTCCCGCAGGTCGAGCACGTAGGCCGTTCCACCCGACATGCCGGCACCGAGGTTGCGGCCCGTGCTGCCCAGGATGAGGGCGAGGCCGCCCGTCATGTACTCGAGGGCGTGGTCTCCGACGCCCTCGACCACTGCCGTGGCGCCGGAGTTGCGCACCAGGAAGCGTTCACCGACGATGCCCCGGATGAACATGCTGCCCTGCGTGGCGCCGTAGCCGATGACGTTGCCGGCGACGACATTGCGCTCGGCCGGGAACACGCTCGATCGGTCGGGCCGCACCACGATGCGGCCGCCGGAGAGGCCCTTGCCCACGTAGTCGTTGGAGTCGCCCTCCAGTCGCAGTGTGATGCCGCCGGGCAGGAAGGCGCCGAACGACTGGCCGGCCGAACCGGTCAGCGTGATGTCGATCGATCCCTCGGGGAGGCCGTGCTCGCCGTGCCGCACCGTGACCTCGTGGCCGAGGAGCGTGCCGACGGCGCGTTCGGTATTGCGGATGGGCAACGACAGCTCGATGTGCCCGCCGTTCTCGAGCACGTCGGCCGCCTGCACGATGAGTGCGTTGTCGAAGTGCTTCTCGAGCTCGTGATTCTGGGTGCGCTGGTTGCGGCGCGGGGCATCCTCGGGAAATTCGGGGCCTTGGAGAACGGGCGCGAGGTCGAGTCCCGATGCCTTCCAGTGCTCGATCGCTCGGTCGACGTCGAGCAGTTCGACGTGGCCGACGGCCTCCTCGATGCTGCGGAACCCGAGGGCCGCGAGGTACTCGCGCACCTCCTCCGCGATGAACTCGAAGAAGTTGACGACGAACTCCGGCTTTCCGGTGAACCTGCTGCGCAGCACCGGGTTCTGAGTGGCCACGCCCACCGGGCAGGTGTCGAGGTGGCACACGCGCATCATGATGCAGCCGGAGACGATGAGCGGAGCGGTGGCGAAGCCGAACTCCTCGGCGCCGAGCAGCGCGCCGATCACGACGTCGCGACCGGTCTTCAGCTGTCCGTCGACCTGCACGACGACGCGGTCCCGCATGCCGTTGAGCATGAGCGTCTGCTGCGTCTCGGCGAGACCGAGCTCCCACGGCGTACCGGCGTGCTTGAGGGAGTTCAGAGGGCTCGCGCCCGTGCCGCCGTCGTGTCCGGAGACCAGGATGACATCGGCCAGGGCCTTCGCCGTGCCAGCCGCGACCGCGCCGATGCCCGTCTCGCTGACGAGCTTGACGTGCACGCGGGCCTGCGGGTTCGCGCGCTTGAGGTCGTAGATGAGCTGTTTGAGGTCTTCGATCGAGTAGATGTCGTGATGCGGCGGCGGCGAGATGAGTCCGACGCCCGCCGTCGCGTGGCGGGTGCGGGCCACCCACGGGTACACCTTCGCGGGCGGCAGCTGACCGCCCTCTCCCGGCTTCGCACCCTGGGCGAGCTTGATCTGCAGATCGGTGGCGTGCGTGAGGTACATGCTCGTGACGCCGAACCGACCGGATGCCACCTGCTTGATCGCGCTGCGTCGCTCCGGGTCGAGAAGGCGGTCGACGTCTTCGCCGCCCTCGCCGGTGTTCGACTTGGCGCCGAGCCGGTTCATCGCGATCGCGAGGTTCTCGTGCGCCTCGCGGGAGATGGAGCCGTAGCTCATCGCACCCGTCGAGAAGCGCTTCACGATCGAGGACACCGACTCGACCTCGTCGAGCGGCACAGGGGGCAGGATGCCGGTGCGCATCGTGAACATGCCGCGCAGCGTCATGAGCTGCTCCGCCTGGTCGTTGATGAGCTTCGTGTACTCGCGGAAGATGTCGAACCGGCGGGTGCGCGTCGAGTGCTGCAGACGGAACACCGTGTCGGGGTTGAAAAGGTGCGGTGCGCCGTCGCGGCGCCACTGGTACTCGCCGCCGGTGGCCATGCGCTCGTGCGCGAGCACGGCGCCTTCCTCCGGGTAGGCGGAGAGGTGGCGTGCGAGATTCTCGGCGGAGATCACGTCGATGCCGACGCCGCCGAGCTTGGAGTTCGTGCCGGTGAAGTACTTGTCGACGAGAGGCTGGGCGAGGCCGACCGCCTCGAACGCCTGCGCGCCGGCATACGACGACACCGTGGAGATGCCCATCTTGGACATGATCTTGAGCACTCCCTTGCCGAGCGCCTTGATCAGGTTCTTGACGGCCTTCTCACCCGTGATGCCGGTGATCATGCCACTGCGCACGAGGTCCTCGCACGTCTCCATCGCCAGGTACGGGTTGACGGCGCTCGCGCCGTAGCCGATGAGCAGCGCGACGTGGTGCACCTCGCGCACGTCGCCCGCCTCCACGACGATGCCGACCTTGAGCCGGTTCTCCGTGCGGATCAGGTGGTGGTGCACAGCGGAGAGCATGAGCAGCGACGGGATCGGCGCCAGGTCCTTGTTGGAGTCGCGGTCGCTCAGCACGATGAACTTCGCGCCGTCGGCGATGGCCTGGCTGACCTCGTCGCACATCGCCTCGAGGCGCTGCTCCATGGCATCCTCGCCCGCGTCGAAGCGGTAGAGGCCGTGGATGGTGACCGTGGTGTGCTGTCCCGGCCTCGGGTCGATGTGCTGGATCTTCGCCAGCTCGTCGTTGTCGATGACCGGGAAGTCGAGCACCACCTGCTGCGTGTGCTCGGGGCCGGGCTCGAGCAGGTTGCGCTCCGGGCCGAGCCCGAGGCTCAGCGAAGTGACGACCTCTTCGCGGATGGAGTCGAGCGGAGGGTTCGTGACCTGGGCGAACTGCTGCGTGAAGTAGTCGAACAGCAGCCGCGGGCGCTGTGAGAGCACGGCGATCGGGGTGTCGGAGCCCATCGCACCGATCGGCTCCGCGCCGTTCTTCGCCATGGGCGCGAGCAGGATGCGCACCTCCTCTTCGGTGTAGCCGAAGGTGCGCTGGCGGCGGGTGACCGACGCGGGGGTGTGCACGATGTGCTCGCGCTCCGGGAGGTCCTTCAGGTTGATGCGTCCGGCATCCAGCCACTCGCCGTACGGCTCGGCGGAGGCCAGCGACGACTTGATCTCGTCGTCTTCGATCAGACGGCCCTCGACCGTGTCGACGAGGAACATCTTGCCCGGGCGCAGTCGCCCCTTGCGCACGATGCGGCTCGGCTCGATGTCGAGCACGCCGGTCTCGCTGCCGAGCACGACGAGGCCGTCGTCGGTGACCAGGTAGCGACCGGGGCGCAGGCCATTGCGGTCGAGCGTGGCACCGACGAGCGAGCCGTCGGTGAAGACCAGGGCGGCGGGGCCGTCCCACGGCTCCATGAGCATCGAGTGGTACTCGTAGAACGCGCGGCGCGCCGGGTCGATCTCGGTCTGCTTCTCCCACGCCTCCGGAACCATCATCATGATGGCGTGCGGCAGCGAGCGGCCGGCGAGCGTGAGGAGCTCCACCACCTCGT from Humibacter ginsenosidimutans harbors:
- the gltB gene encoding glutamate synthase large subunit, yielding MAPTPLYSRFSSVPAAQGLYDPGAERDACGLAMVATLRGTAGHDIIDLALNALRNLEHRGAVGSDAGTGDGAGILTQIPDAFLRAVVDFDLPASGRYAVGNVFLPLEDAERASVKDAIERIAGEEGLRLLGWRDVPVSPDEIGTLARAAMPAIEQLYVDTARTAENGSPLSGIGLDRLTFRLRKRVERELDVYFASLSSRTLVYKGMVTTLQLEPFYPDLSDERFASRLALVHSRYSTNTFPSWPLAQPFRMIAHNGEINTVQGNRNWMMARQTQLHSDLLGNLRPLYPIVTEGASDSASFDEVVELLTLAGRSLPHAIMMMVPEAWEKQTEIDPARRAFYEYHSMLMEPWDGPAALVFTDGSLVGATLDRNGLRPGRYLVTDDGLVVLGSETGVLDIEPSRIVRKGRLRPGKMFLVDTVEGRLIEDDEIKSSLASAEPYGEWLDAGRINLKDLPEREHIVHTPASVTRRQRTFGYTEEEVRILLAPMAKNGAEPIGAMGSDTPIAVLSQRPRLLFDYFTQQFAQVTNPPLDSIREEVVTSLSLGLGPERNLLEPGPEHTQQVVLDFPVIDNDELAKIQHIDPRPGQHTTVTIHGLYRFDAGEDAMEQRLEAMCDEVSQAIADGAKFIVLSDRDSNKDLAPIPSLLMLSAVHHHLIRTENRLKVGIVVEAGDVREVHHVALLIGYGASAVNPYLAMETCEDLVRSGMITGITGEKAVKNLIKALGKGVLKIMSKMGISTVSSYAGAQAFEAVGLAQPLVDKYFTGTNSKLGGVGIDVISAENLARHLSAYPEEGAVLAHERMATGGEYQWRRDGAPHLFNPDTVFRLQHSTRTRRFDIFREYTKLINDQAEQLMTLRGMFTMRTGILPPVPLDEVESVSSIVKRFSTGAMSYGSISREAHENLAIAMNRLGAKSNTGEGGEDVDRLLDPERRSAIKQVASGRFGVTSMYLTHATDLQIKLAQGAKPGEGGQLPPAKVYPWVARTRHATAGVGLISPPPHHDIYSIEDLKQLIYDLKRANPQARVHVKLVSETGIGAVAAGTAKALADVILVSGHDGGTGASPLNSLKHAGTPWELGLAETQQTLMLNGMRDRVVVQVDGQLKTGRDVVIGALLGAEEFGFATAPLIVSGCIMMRVCHLDTCPVGVATQNPVLRSRFTGKPEFVVNFFEFIAEEVREYLAALGFRSIEEAVGHVELLDVDRAIEHWKASGLDLAPVLQGPEFPEDAPRRNQRTQNHELEKHFDNALIVQAADVLENGGHIELSLPIRNTERAVGTLLGHEVTVRHGEHGLPEGSIDITLTGSAGQSFGAFLPGGITLRLEGDSNDYVGKGLSGGRIVVRPDRSSVFPAERNVVAGNVIGYGATQGSMFIRGIVGERFLVRNSGATAVVEGVGDHALEYMTGGLALILGSTGRNLGAGMSGGTAYVLDLREDRVNREALAAGELTLSALGSGDVEIVRDLLERHVAETDSAVAKGLLSDLEAASARFTKVLPRDYAAVLETRKNAVDEGLDPDGDVVWNRILEVTGG
- a CDS encoding glutamate synthase subunit beta; translation: MADPKGFLKVTERELPKRRPVSVRLMDWKEVYEAGDPAQLRRQAGRCMDCGVPFCHQGCPLGNLIPEWNDLMWRGEGRQAIERLHATNNFPEFTGRLCPAPCEDSCVLGISQPPVTIKQIEHDIIDQAWANGWVQPHPPQRLTGKTVAVVGSGPAGLAAAQQLTRAGHTVAVYERDDRIGGLLRYGIPDFKLEKKTIESRLAQMTAEGTRFRAGVNIGVDISWADLRARYDAVIIATGAMVPRDLPIPGRDLAGVHHAMEYLVEQNRVGAGDSVPTQISAEGKHVVVLGGGDTGADCIGTAHRQRAASVTNLAIGRRPPGERPEHQPWPTTPTLFEVQTSHEEGGKREFLASTVEFVGNEVGEVVALRVAETEYLDGRRVPMAGTEREIPADLVLLALGFTGAEQDTLAPQFGLAFDERGNVSRDGDYQTEEPGVFVAGDAGRGQSLIVWAIAEGRAAAAAVDRYLEGETQLPSPVRPTDRGISI